The DNA window CGCGGCAGCCGGCTTCCGGAGGTGCGCGGCTCGCACCCTTGGCCATGCTGCCGCGCCATCGAGGGGGCTCGGCGGTCGCGTGGACAAGGCGGTCGTTCCGTTCGACTGGGCACGGAATGCCCACGGCGACCAGCCGCCCGCGCGCCGGAGCGGTGCGGCGCCTGCGGCGGCGACCGGCGGATCGAGGCCGCGCCGTGCGACGGCGCTGCCGCCTGACGGCTCAGACCGCCAGGTGCCGGGCCCGCGCGCCGTGCTCGATCGCGGCGGCCGAAAGCCGCGAGATCTCCAGGTGGTGGCGGATCAGCTCCAGCATGCGCAGCTCTTCCTGGCTGGCCTGACCGTCGGCCGCGACCACGTCGCAGGCCAGCGCATAGGCCGTCTCGCGCAGCCGCGCCGGCAGCGCCTCCTTGATGTCGTCGAGCAGCGCATCGAGACCGTCCTCCGCGCTCAGCCGGTCGGCGCAGGCTGCGGCGGTCTTGGGCAGCTGCTCGTCGTCATAGTCGCGGAACATCGGCAGGTGGCGCACG is part of the Alphaproteobacteria bacterium genome and encodes:
- a CDS encoding tellurite resistance TerB family protein, which translates into the protein MLDAHAALIYTMVLCSAADREMSDSELIAIGDIVRHLPMFRDYDDEQLPKTAAACADRLSAEDGLDALLDDIKEALPARLRETAYALACDVVAADGQASQEELRMLELIRHHLEISRLSAAAIEHGARARHLAV